Proteins found in one Methanofollis fontis genomic segment:
- a CDS encoding nucleoside recognition protein has protein sequence MYDSIVQTVTLAVGLLGEIVPMMVIGVFFAELLVAMKIAGRIAVLSRPLTRFACLREECGTSFLMAFVSPPAANAMLVDYHAKEIISRREVIIAAIMNSFPTVVMHWRYLLPVYVPLLGIPGLIYFGLLMLVGLAKTAIIMVAGRVVLTPAPTVQVRSVEEPAAVTLREALREAGASSRKTLTRLLKVTVPTIIIVAFLINAGTFDRLAGMMQGAGGFFPIPPEGFAIIAAQFGSFVAGASVASALLAAGDMNWQQIVLTLLVGNILTSVTRSIRWFGSSYAAIFGMRTGTEIMLISTALRNSIMAVLVIVLAYGLGW, from the coding sequence ATGTACGACAGTATTGTTCAGACGGTGACGCTGGCGGTCGGACTGCTCGGTGAGATAGTCCCAATGATGGTCATCGGTGTCTTTTTCGCCGAGCTGCTCGTCGCAATGAAGATCGCCGGGAGGATTGCAGTTCTCTCCCGTCCGCTCACCAGATTCGCCTGCCTCCGTGAGGAGTGTGGCACCAGTTTCCTCATGGCCTTCGTTTCGCCTCCTGCCGCCAACGCCATGCTGGTGGATTACCATGCGAAGGAGATCATTAGCCGGCGCGAGGTTATCATTGCAGCCATCATGAATTCGTTTCCGACGGTTGTCATGCACTGGCGCTACCTCCTCCCGGTCTACGTCCCCCTTCTTGGTATTCCCGGCCTCATCTATTTCGGTCTGCTGATGCTGGTGGGGCTTGCGAAGACCGCGATCATCATGGTTGCCGGGCGGGTCGTCCTCACACCGGCTCCGACCGTTCAGGTTCGGTCCGTGGAGGAGCCAGCCGCAGTTACGTTGCGTGAGGCGCTGCGGGAGGCAGGCGCCTCTTCCCGGAAAACCCTGACGCGCCTGCTTAAAGTCACCGTCCCTACCATCATCATCGTCGCTTTCCTCATCAACGCAGGTACATTCGACCGACTCGCCGGGATGATGCAGGGTGCAGGCGGGTTCTTCCCGATTCCTCCGGAAGGTTTCGCGATCATCGCCGCTCAGTTCGGGAGTTTCGTTGCAGGTGCGAGCGTCGCGTCCGCCCTGCTCGCGGCAGGGGACATGAACTGGCAGCAGATTGTGCTTACCCTGCTCGTCGGCAACATTCTCACCAGCGTAACCCGGAGCATCCGCTGGTTCGGTTCATCCTATGCGGCGATATTCGGGATGCGGACCGGAACGGAGATCATGTTGATTTCGACAGCACTCCGGAACAGTATTATGGCGGTGTTAGTCATCGTGCTGGCGTACGGCCTTGGCTGGTGA
- a CDS encoding PKD domain-containing protein: MEKRNRMIPIRSMVVILAMVIAACGMVPAAAREIPICTNNSSQVLPDIDGELIVWMDYRNGNYDIYLYNLTSGEERPICTDPADQWDPVISENWIVWDDERNGNHDIYLYDLSTGQEMEICTERHAQRHPAVNEGQIVWQDLRHGSYTIYTYDFTLKEDVKVSDHYGTVHPDINDEWLVYESGGDIYAWYIPTGRYVRLSIPDEQNHPKIWGDRVVWTDYREVTQSDIYMYDLTTENETPICTNNSSQAMPAIDGDLITWEDRRNGDKEIYLFNISSGAETRITDDPAWQSDPSISGGRIVWEDHRNGNPDIYLYTPEDGPGFIPVADFRANRTVGTAPLTVEFNDTSSGMPESWAWEFGDGATSEEQNPVHTYGLPGTYTVSLTVSTATGSDTMTKPDYIRVAEPVGALHLYEGWNFISVPQRLAPGSSTVTEVFTDVDMAGNEILLYEPGEGFIPMAADNELRPLDGIWIYANASSVVDLIYDDDPVSPPPEKHLLSGWNAIGFTGSSDRTAGTALISVRDAWRYLIGYDAAGQFYELTIVNNESDPAEVSDPVHPMKGYWIFMERDGVLGSPVPGTLTSRIMSIAPGIIWNRNTTTPSPPHPPGGG; the protein is encoded by the coding sequence ATGGAGAAAAGGAACAGAATGATCCCCATCAGATCCATGGTCGTCATTCTGGCCATGGTGATCGCCGCCTGCGGCATGGTGCCCGCCGCAGCTCGAGAGATTCCGATCTGCACCAATAACTCATCGCAGGTATTGCCGGACATCGACGGGGAGTTGATCGTCTGGATGGACTACCGGAACGGCAATTATGATATCTACCTCTACAACCTCACATCCGGAGAAGAGCGCCCGATCTGCACCGATCCTGCCGACCAGTGGGACCCCGTGATCTCCGAAAACTGGATCGTCTGGGACGACGAGCGCAACGGAAACCACGATATCTATCTCTATGACCTCAGTACCGGGCAGGAGATGGAAATCTGTACCGAACGGCATGCACAGCGGCATCCAGCCGTCAATGAGGGGCAGATTGTCTGGCAGGACCTCAGGCACGGTTCCTATACAATATACACCTACGATTTCACGCTGAAAGAAGACGTGAAGGTCTCTGATCATTATGGAACCGTCCATCCCGACATCAATGACGAATGGTTGGTCTATGAATCAGGCGGCGACATCTATGCATGGTATATTCCAACCGGCAGATATGTCAGACTGAGCATCCCGGACGAGCAAAACCACCCGAAGATCTGGGGCGACCGCGTGGTCTGGACCGATTACCGCGAAGTGACACAGAGCGACATCTATATGTACGACCTCACCACCGAGAACGAAACACCGATCTGCACCAATAACTCATCACAGGCGATGCCGGCCATCGATGGCGACCTGATCACCTGGGAAGACCGGCGGAACGGGGACAAGGAGATCTATCTCTTCAATATCTCCTCCGGGGCAGAGACCCGGATCACCGATGATCCGGCATGGCAATCCGACCCGTCCATCTCCGGCGGGCGTATCGTCTGGGAGGACCACCGGAACGGCAACCCGGACATCTATCTCTACACCCCCGAAGACGGACCCGGTTTCATCCCTGTTGCAGATTTCAGGGCGAACCGCACAGTCGGGACCGCACCGCTGACAGTAGAGTTCAATGACACCAGCAGCGGCATGCCGGAATCATGGGCATGGGAGTTCGGTGACGGGGCCACTTCAGAGGAGCAGAACCCGGTTCACACCTACGGACTCCCTGGCACCTATACGGTCAGCCTCACGGTGAGCACCGCGACCGGGAGCGACACCATGACAAAACCGGATTACATCAGGGTGGCAGAACCGGTGGGGGCGCTCCACCTGTACGAGGGGTGGAACTTTATCTCCGTTCCGCAACGACTGGCGCCCGGTTCTTCAACCGTAACAGAGGTCTTCACTGATGTCGACATGGCAGGAAACGAGATCCTGCTATATGAACCGGGAGAGGGGTTCATCCCCATGGCGGCGGACAATGAACTCAGACCGCTCGACGGCATCTGGATATATGCCAACGCCTCTTCGGTCGTGGACCTGATCTATGACGATGATCCGGTCTCGCCCCCTCCCGAAAAACACCTCCTCAGCGGCTGGAATGCCATCGGCTTCACCGGGAGCAGCGACCGGACCGCCGGCACGGCGCTCATTTCAGTCCGGGACGCCTGGAGATATCTGATCGGGTATGACGCGGCCGGACAGTTCTATGAACTGACCATTGTCAACAATGAGAGCGATCCGGCAGAGGTTTCCGATCCGGTCCACCCGATGAAGGGCTACTGGATCTTTATGGAGAGGGACGGCGTACTCGGTTCTCCGGTCCCCGGCACCCTGACATCCAGGATCATGAGCATTGCACCGGGGATCATCTGGAATAGAAACACCACCACCCCATCACCACCGCACCCCCCGGGTGGCGGATAA
- the mobB gene encoding molybdopterin-guanine dinucleotide biosynthesis protein B — MKIIQVVGRSNSGKTTFIEALIPILREQGSIAVIKHLGHDRFAVNEGKDTSRYMAAGADRSVGIDDIKSVAILDTADLKTALTEICDAGVEVCIIEGFKTIPFPRIVIGDLETEGAVLRNPSTADVISSLALFEDYYTMQGVVRELRRTISTERAGCILTFNGLVREITGDQRTEYLDFAPSIDPIIESLEEEARNTPGVIGARFHHQKGRLCAGEDITYFALIAEHRQEAFAAMSRAIDRLKSEAHNKP; from the coding sequence ATGAAGATAATTCAGGTTGTCGGCAGATCAAACAGTGGTAAGACCACATTTATCGAAGCCCTGATCCCCATTCTCAGGGAGCAGGGAAGTATCGCAGTCATAAAGCACCTCGGACATGATCGCTTTGCGGTCAATGAGGGAAAGGACACCTCCCGCTACATGGCGGCAGGCGCCGATCGATCGGTCGGCATCGACGATATCAAATCGGTCGCAATTCTGGACACCGCCGACCTGAAGACTGCCCTCACCGAGATATGCGATGCCGGAGTCGAGGTCTGTATCATCGAAGGCTTCAAAACCATCCCCTTCCCGAGAATTGTGATCGGCGACCTGGAAACAGAGGGGGCGGTCCTGAGAAATCCGTCGACTGCAGACGTCATCTCTTCTCTCGCCCTGTTTGAAGACTACTACACGATGCAGGGAGTGGTCAGAGAACTCAGGCGGACCATATCCACCGAACGGGCAGGCTGCATCCTCACCTTCAACGGTCTCGTGCGGGAGATCACCGGAGACCAGCGGACCGAATACCTGGATTTCGCCCCCTCCATCGATCCCATCATCGAAAGCCTCGAAGAAGAGGCCAGAAACACGCCCGGCGTCATCGGCGCCAGATTCCACCACCAGAAAGGAAGACTCTGTGCAGGAGAGGACATCACCTACTTTGCACTGATCGCCGAACACCGGCAGGAGGCCTTCGCCGCAATGAGCCGCGCCATCGACCGCCTCAAGAGTGAGGCACACAATAAACCGTGA
- a CDS encoding type 1 glutamine amidotransferase domain-containing protein, which translates to MKRVAVLIDGMFEDSEYTVPVRAIRSAGHEVVNLGLKAGSMVKGKTDASSVRIDVSVRDSSIDDYDALLIPGGYSPDRLRAFPEPVRFVRDFVRKGKPVFVICHGPQLLISARVLDGRRVTGWRSIEIDIRNAGADFLDQEVVVDGNLVSSRSPDDLPAFVRTVLDVLG; encoded by the coding sequence ATGAAACGGGTTGCTGTTCTGATTGACGGGATGTTTGAGGATTCGGAGTACACTGTGCCGGTGCGTGCCATCCGGTCCGCTGGCCATGAGGTTGTCAATCTCGGGCTGAAGGCAGGGAGTATGGTGAAGGGGAAGACCGATGCCAGTTCTGTTCGTATCGATGTATCAGTCAGGGATTCTTCAATCGATGATTATGATGCCCTCCTGATCCCGGGGGGCTACTCGCCGGATCGGCTGCGTGCTTTTCCTGAACCGGTCCGGTTCGTGCGAGATTTTGTCAGGAAGGGGAAACCCGTCTTTGTCATCTGTCATGGCCCGCAACTCCTGATCTCGGCACGGGTGCTGGACGGAAGACGGGTGACCGGGTGGCGTTCGATCGAGATCGATATCAGGAACGCAGGCGCCGATTTTCTGGATCAGGAGGTGGTTGTGGATGGAAATCTTGTATCGAGCCGGAGCCCGGACGACCTTCCGGCGTTTGTCCGGACCGTGCTGGATGTACTCGGGTAG
- the cas1 gene encoding CRISPR-associated endonuclease Cas1 has product MATDKGGAWFTVAGHGAHIRATRDYLTIRRGGREEQIRVNTLDHLIVIGGHTLHTSAVISLSRAGIPISFFDADGKAAGRIALRGDCYQERLREAQRRASKHNYALVFAKAGVDSRILAIERYGHSHGWSLLYEGELDLLQSSREEIQYLVRMEEIRRLHKYLRDMYYEIMARTLPPELGFRRRTERPHRDPVNAMLSFGYAVLFGVAGTMVAAAGLDPCAGVLHDGDDGLIRDIIDGFQPVMVDETVFSMAREGIAETAYEIGERRCYLSDDLIGELLPRLHRSIREEAVAAVVRDYCDALLKGNVFSPVY; this is encoded by the coding sequence ATGGCGACTGATAAGGGGGGTGCATGGTTCACGGTCGCCGGACACGGGGCGCATATACGGGCGACGAGAGACTATCTCACCATTCGGCGGGGAGGACGGGAGGAGCAGATCAGGGTCAACACCCTTGATCACCTCATCGTCATCGGAGGACACACCCTGCACACCTCTGCTGTCATCTCCCTTTCACGTGCCGGGATACCGATCTCTTTTTTTGACGCGGACGGGAAGGCGGCAGGGAGGATTGCTCTCCGTGGTGACTGCTATCAGGAGCGCCTGAGGGAGGCGCAACGGCGCGCTTCAAAACACAACTATGCCCTTGTCTTTGCGAAAGCCGGTGTTGATTCCCGGATTCTTGCGATAGAGCGATACGGCCATTCTCATGGATGGAGCCTGCTGTACGAGGGCGAACTCGATCTTCTTCAGAGTTCACGTGAGGAAATTCAGTATCTTGTCCGGATGGAGGAGATCAGACGTCTCCATAAATATCTGAGGGATATGTACTATGAGATCATGGCCCGGACGCTTCCGCCTGAACTGGGGTTCAGGAGGAGAACAGAGCGCCCTCACCGTGATCCCGTCAATGCAATGCTTTCATTTGGGTATGCCGTGCTGTTCGGTGTCGCCGGAACGATGGTTGCCGCTGCGGGGCTTGACCCCTGTGCCGGTGTGCTGCATGATGGGGACGACGGACTGATCCGGGACATTATCGATGGTTTCCAGCCGGTGATGGTGGATGAGACGGTGTTTTCAATGGCCAGAGAAGGGATTGCCGAAACGGCATATGAGATCGGAGAGCGGCGCTGCTATCTCTCTGATGATCTGATTGGAGAATTGCTGCCGCGGCTGCACCGTTCGATCCGTGAGGAGGCGGTGGCGGCGGTTGTGCGGGATTACTGCGACGCACTGCTGAAAGGGAATGTATTCTCCCCGGTTTATTGA
- a CDS encoding acylphosphatase, with translation MNSIRIRISGRVQHVGFRACTRKIAVNLRLGGSVRNLDDGAVEILATGDMAVLEKFIGMLYGCPRAVIRDIEVKEIPLLHQDGFFVLRNTIQ, from the coding sequence GTGAATTCGATCCGGATCAGGATCTCGGGTCGTGTTCAGCATGTTGGATTTCGGGCGTGTACCAGGAAGATCGCCGTCAACCTTAGACTTGGAGGTTCGGTCAGGAACCTCGATGACGGCGCCGTGGAGATCCTCGCCACCGGCGATATGGCGGTTCTTGAAAAATTTATTGGGATGCTTTATGGCTGCCCCCGGGCCGTGATCAGGGATATTGAAGTCAAAGAAATTCCTCTCCTCCATCAGGATGGCTTTTTTGTCCTCAGAAACACAATTCAATAA
- a CDS encoding DUF5806 family protein, whose translation MKESADRAEEIKKYRKFRKVEGSTYHRVNQFLRKHTYITAREWAIARLCADFQTTSGAEMTFIGAHLPELVPFMTEPYTPQAVNQARNAFKNKVKMAGATFFYGALCGFFTTEELDDILFEASEVARFLMEIEGTNLGIDEEIELEDRVSEVMKKVSRSSAELLNERMKNAHHGEDT comes from the coding sequence ATGAAGGAATCAGCAGACCGTGCTGAAGAGATCAAGAAATACCGGAAATTCAGAAAGGTTGAAGGTTCGACCTACCATCGAGTAAACCAGTTTCTCAGGAAACACACCTACATCACTGCACGAGAGTGGGCAATCGCCCGCCTCTGTGCTGATTTCCAGACGACGAGCGGAGCGGAGATGACATTCATCGGCGCACACCTCCCCGAACTCGTCCCATTCATGACCGAGCCCTACACCCCGCAGGCGGTCAATCAGGCAAGAAACGCCTTTAAAAATAAGGTGAAAATGGCCGGAGCCACGTTTTTTTACGGGGCCCTCTGCGGCTTTTTTACAACCGAGGAGCTTGACGATATCCTGTTCGAAGCAAGCGAGGTCGCCCGTTTCCTCATGGAGATCGAGGGGACCAACCTGGGGATCGATGAGGAAATCGAACTCGAAGACCGGGTTTCAGAGGTAATGAAAAAAGTCTCCCGTTCATCGGCAGAACTGCTCAATGAAAGGATGAAAAATGCGCACCATGGTGAGGATACATGA
- a CDS encoding SANT/Myb-like DNA-binding domain-containing protein: MSRDYNIKGKKRGRWTPEEDMTLTQLMDQHQDMYIAARLMERSYSSIAHRYKKLKNPEIFDYERDRAKKYYNNLDLDGLLNVRLKTMNQHIQQPSLIKKNANVLELGVGDLKEIWEKQRGKCFYSGVEMSTDPRDPRCLSVDRINPDEGYTKNNVALCCSIINSCKREHKARDFINMCISVARHFENINPDNHLSERL; encoded by the coding sequence ATGAGCAGAGATTACAATATTAAGGGAAAAAAGAGAGGGAGATGGACGCCAGAGGAAGACATGACCCTCACCCAATTAATGGATCAACACCAGGACATGTATATCGCGGCACGTTTGATGGAGAGATCATACTCCTCCATTGCCCACAGATATAAGAAGTTAAAGAATCCCGAAATATTCGATTACGAACGAGATCGAGCAAAAAAATATTATAATAATCTAGATCTCGACGGACTTCTGAACGTTCGCCTCAAGACAATGAACCAACACATACAGCAACCATCCCTGATAAAAAAGAATGCGAATGTGCTCGAATTGGGAGTTGGAGACTTAAAAGAAATCTGGGAGAAGCAGAGAGGAAAATGTTTCTATTCCGGAGTTGAAATGAGCACAGATCCCAGGGATCCCCGTTGCCTGTCCGTGGACCGAATTAACCCAGACGAAGGCTACACCAAGAACAACGTCGCATTATGCTGCTCCATCATCAACTCATGCAAACGAGAGCACAAAGCTAGAGATTTCATAAATATGTGCATATCCGTTGCGAGACATTTCGAAAATATCAACCCGGACAACCATTTATCAGAACGCCTTTGA
- the xerA gene encoding site-specific tyrosine recombinase/integron integrase codes for MDSGFFPEWLDRYVGYLRMRNYSPRTVRSYEQTVRHFARYVFLRQHAGGDRRSFGPDEVDGARCDVCVAVSTAIVTDYFSSLAEQYEYKPKTLHRMISTLASFYSYLYAQGGVSVNPMLGVERPRIKNQDLKYLKHSQVVRLINSIDDPADRLIVRLIYATGVRVSELCNMNIEDIDFEEHTIRVTGKGDKIRVVFVDEATLSEIDRHIGHRIMGPLFVGQQGHHISPRTIQRIFRKYAPPGITPHKIRHSYASELYRRSKNLRVVQENLGHSSIKTTEVYLHTDLDERRAVYREFFPLSNGNSGP; via the coding sequence ATGGATAGTGGATTTTTTCCAGAATGGCTTGATCGATATGTGGGATACTTAAGGATGAGGAATTATTCGCCTCGGACGGTCCGAAGTTATGAGCAGACGGTACGGCATTTTGCCCGTTATGTCTTCCTCCGGCAGCATGCGGGTGGTGACCGGCGATCCTTCGGGCCGGATGAGGTGGACGGGGCGAGGTGCGATGTGTGTGTTGCTGTTTCAACCGCGATTGTTACTGATTATTTCTCTTCTCTTGCAGAACAGTATGAATATAAGCCGAAAACTCTCCATCGAATGATTTCGACGCTTGCGTCATTTTATTCGTATCTCTATGCTCAGGGCGGCGTGTCGGTGAACCCGATGCTTGGTGTTGAAAGGCCCAGGATAAAAAATCAGGACTTAAAATACCTGAAGCACAGTCAGGTGGTGCGTTTGATCAATTCTATTGACGATCCTGCCGATCGGTTAATTGTTCGGTTGATATATGCGACTGGCGTTCGGGTTTCTGAACTGTGCAATATGAATATTGAGGATATTGACTTCGAGGAGCATACGATACGGGTAACCGGGAAAGGGGACAAAATCCGTGTTGTTTTTGTGGATGAGGCGACTCTTTCGGAAATTGATCGTCATATTGGGCATCGGATCATGGGGCCGCTCTTTGTGGGTCAGCAGGGGCACCACATTTCTCCCCGGACGATCCAGAGGATCTTCCGAAAATATGCCCCTCCCGGCATCACTCCTCACAAGATCCGCCACAGTTATGCCTCCGAACTCTACCGGCGCTCCAAAAATCTCAGGGTGGTGCAGGAGAACCTGGGGCACTCGTCCATCAAGACGACCGAAGTCTACCTGCATACCGATCTCGATGAACGCCGTGCCGTGTACCGGGAATTTTTCCCGCTCTCCAATGGCAACTCCGGGCCATAA
- a CDS encoding MBL fold metallo-hydrolase — MRVLILGAESLGARSMATVVETADRTVLIDPGVALGRFRFRLPPHPDEAAAAARIRESILRHLPRTTDIVFTHYHGDHVPLKDPDCHQIALDDFTPPEGVVVHAKGPDGISRTSAQRRSDLENALGRGFPNAEGTDDGVVACSPPVPHGSSGGSVMMTAVREGEACFVHASDIQCTSPDAIGVVAGWHPSLVFVSGPPLYLHSFTREQEENAFSNALHLARSCTCLVIDHHLLRSMVGDRWMKGLRKATACRILSAAEFMGEEPRLLEAMRAELWACGIPP, encoded by the coding sequence ATGCGTGTCCTCATCCTTGGTGCCGAGTCCCTCGGCGCACGCTCCATGGCAACGGTCGTCGAAACAGCGGATCGAACAGTGCTCATCGATCCCGGTGTCGCCCTCGGGCGGTTCCGGTTCAGGCTCCCTCCACACCCCGATGAGGCGGCAGCGGCGGCACGTATCAGGGAATCGATCCTCAGACATCTCCCCCGGACGACCGACATCGTCTTCACCCATTACCACGGCGACCATGTGCCCCTCAAAGACCCGGACTGCCATCAGATTGCTCTGGACGATTTCACCCCCCCGGAGGGTGTCGTCGTCCACGCAAAAGGACCGGACGGGATCTCCCGGACCTCGGCACAACGGAGATCTGATCTTGAGAACGCCCTCGGTCGCGGATTCCCGAACGCAGAGGGAACAGACGACGGAGTGGTGGCCTGTTCCCCGCCCGTCCCCCATGGGAGCAGCGGCGGTTCGGTGATGATGACCGCGGTCAGGGAGGGTGAGGCATGCTTCGTCCATGCATCCGACATCCAGTGCACCTCCCCGGATGCAATCGGGGTGGTCGCCGGATGGCACCCGTCACTCGTCTTCGTTTCCGGCCCGCCGCTCTATCTGCACTCATTCACCAGGGAGCAGGAGGAAAACGCCTTTTCAAATGCGCTCCATCTCGCACGCTCATGCACCTGCCTTGTCATCGATCACCATCTTCTCAGGTCGATGGTGGGCGATCGGTGGATGAAAGGCCTCAGAAAAGCAACAGCATGCCGCATCCTCTCGGCAGCCGAATTCATGGGGGAAGAACCCAGACTTCTGGAAGCGATGAGGGCAGAACTCTGGGCGTGTGGCATCCCACCCTGA
- the glmM gene encoding phosphoglucosamine mutase, with protein sequence MSETRVQKRLFGTNGVRGIVGSDMTADLVMRIGKALGSMRGGRIAVGRDTRTSGEALSSAISAGLMATGCDVVDCGVLPTPALQYIVRDHFDAGAMITASHNPPEYNGVKIIEPDGTEMGDQETLKLEDLIFSGDFKEVAWERVGQKTEDKNLRTTYVDAIVNHFPAGAGDGMTVVVDPGSGPAAETTPQILTRLGCRVHTINARMDGRFPGRLPEPSPEGLAPLAEMVRATGAAFGVAHDGDADRAVFVDDQGRYIEENMEFGLIEGHICSGRTGIVVTPVSTSMIAETVAGKNDCRVEFTPVGSIYVARKMRELIAAGEKVAFGGEGNGGLIFPEHQFCRDGGMTAAMMVAVLHARGEKLSTLVDAMPSYRIIKEKVKTAHAEEVIATLKERHSTERIDCRDGIRINREGAWALVRPSGTEPMMRIIVEATDDSTCQEFFEEIMESIHAAAPDLLEPQAGHQ encoded by the coding sequence ATGAGCGAAACAAGAGTTCAAAAGAGATTGTTCGGAACGAACGGAGTACGGGGCATCGTTGGATCAGATATGACCGCCGACCTGGTGATGCGGATCGGCAAGGCGCTCGGCAGCATGCGGGGCGGACGGATCGCCGTCGGGCGGGACACACGGACATCAGGAGAGGCGCTGTCATCCGCCATCTCTGCAGGGCTGATGGCAACCGGATGTGATGTTGTCGACTGCGGCGTCCTGCCCACCCCTGCACTCCAGTACATCGTCAGGGACCACTTTGATGCCGGGGCCATGATCACCGCTTCCCACAACCCCCCGGAGTACAACGGCGTCAAGATCATCGAACCAGACGGGACCGAGATGGGCGATCAGGAAACCCTGAAACTTGAAGACCTCATCTTTTCAGGCGACTTCAAAGAGGTCGCATGGGAACGGGTCGGGCAGAAGACCGAGGACAAAAACCTGCGCACCACCTATGTCGATGCCATCGTCAACCATTTTCCCGCAGGTGCGGGCGACGGCATGACCGTCGTCGTTGACCCCGGTTCCGGACCGGCGGCAGAGACCACCCCGCAGATCCTCACCCGCCTCGGCTGCCGGGTCCATACCATCAATGCCCGCATGGACGGGCGGTTCCCGGGCCGACTCCCTGAACCAAGTCCGGAAGGGCTTGCCCCCCTCGCAGAGATGGTCAGGGCGACAGGCGCCGCCTTCGGTGTCGCCCACGACGGTGATGCTGATCGGGCCGTGTTTGTCGATGATCAGGGACGATATATCGAGGAGAACATGGAGTTCGGCCTGATAGAAGGACACATCTGCAGCGGACGGACGGGAATTGTGGTTACTCCGGTATCGACCTCCATGATTGCAGAGACCGTCGCCGGAAAGAATGACTGTCGGGTCGAATTCACCCCGGTCGGCAGCATATATGTCGCCAGAAAAATGCGAGAACTCATCGCCGCAGGTGAGAAAGTCGCTTTTGGCGGTGAAGGGAATGGAGGGCTGATTTTTCCCGAACACCAGTTCTGCCGCGACGGGGGGATGACCGCTGCCATGATGGTCGCCGTCCTGCACGCCCGGGGAGAGAAACTCTCGACTCTCGTCGATGCAATGCCCTCCTACCGGATTATCAAAGAGAAGGTAAAAACCGCCCATGCCGAGGAGGTCATCGCCACCCTGAAAGAACGGCATTCAACGGAGCGGATCGACTGCCGGGACGGGATCCGGATCAACCGGGAGGGAGCATGGGCACTTGTCCGCCCCTCGGGCACCGAACCCATGATGCGCATAATCGTGGAGGCAACCGACGACTCCACCTGTCAGGAATTTTTCGAGGAGATAATGGAGAGCATTCATGCTGCAGCCCCGGATCTTCTCGAACCGCAGGCCGGCCACCAATAA